One Meriones unguiculatus strain TT.TT164.6M chromosome 5, Bangor_MerUng_6.1, whole genome shotgun sequence DNA segment encodes these proteins:
- the LOC132654035 gene encoding vomeronasal type-1 receptor 44-like, with translation MNKASILHTNTNIKITLFSEMSIGISANSILFLFHLCRLIGAHRPKPIDLAIGFLALTQLLMLLTMGLIAADMFLSRGRWDHTTCKSLFYLHRFLRGLSLCAACLLNVLWTIILSPRSCCLNKFKHKSPHPISCALFLCVLYMSFSSYLLVSNSAIPNSTSDNFMFVTQSCSLLLPSHSRQSTFSTLFFFREAFFISLMVLSSGYMVALLYRHMKQAWHLHNTSLSPKASPEQRATQTILLLMSFFVFLCILETVILQTRMKFKDGLLFYFIHILVSHSYATVSPLVFICTEKHIIKFLRSVWDRKVNM, from the coding sequence atgaataaagccagcatactccacactaacacaaacattaaaattaccttgttctctgaaatgagtattgggatctcagccaacagcatcctttttctcttccacctcTGCAGGCTCATTGGTGCACACAGGCCTAAGCCCATTGATCTCGCCATTGGTTTCTTGGCCCTGACCCAACTACTGATGCTGCTAACTATGGGACTCATAGCTGCAGACATGTTTCTGTCTCGGGGGAGGTGGGACCACACCACATGCAAATCCCTTTTCTATCTACACAGGTTCTTGAGGGGCCTCTCCCtttgtgctgcctgtctgctgaatgtcctctggaccatcatcctcagccctagaagctgctgtttaaacaagtttaaacataaatctccccatcccatctcctgcgccctttttctttgtgttctctacatgtcttttagcagttacctcCTGGTATCAAATAGTGCCATCCCCAATTCGACCtcagataattttatgtttgttacTCAGTCTTGCTCACTTCTACTCCCGAGTCACTCTAGACAAAGCACATTTTCCACATTGTTTTTCTTCAGGGAAGCCTTTTTTATTAGTCTCATGgtcctctccagtgggtacatggtggctctcttgtacagacacatgaagcaggcctggcatcttcacaaCACCAGCCTTTCTCCAAAGGCATCTCCAGAGCAAAGGGCCACCCagaccatcctgctgctcatgagcttctttgtgtttctctgcattttggagACTGTTATCTTGCAAACaagaatgaagttcaaagatgGCTTACTATTCTACTTTATTCATATTCTTGTGTCCCatagctatgccacagtcagtccccttgtgtttatttgcactgaaaagcatataattaaatttttgagGTCAGTGTGGGACAGGAAAGTAAATATGTGA